In the Anolis sagrei isolate rAnoSag1 chromosome 1, rAnoSag1.mat, whole genome shotgun sequence genome, TAAGTTAGCCTTTGGAATATTGAATATCTCTAACTGACAGAATTTGAACGTACCTGGAGACCAGTGTCCTTGCTGGGCAGATGGCAggattatagtgtctagatccatggaagtcatactacccctctattctgcattggttagaccacacctggaatattgtgtccaattctgggcaacacaattcaagagagatattgacatgctaGAAGGTGTCCAggggaggatgactaaaatgatcaagggtctggagaacaagccctatgaggagcggcttaaacagcctgggcatgtttagccttcagaagagaagactgagaggagacatgatagccatatatgaatatatgaggggaagtcataggaaagagggagcaaacttgttttctgctgtcctagagactaggatgtggaacaatggcttcaatctacaggaaaggagattccacctgaacattaggaagaacttcctgactgtgagagctgttcagcagtggaactctctgccccagagtgtggtggaggctccttctttggaggcttttaaacagaggctggatggccatctgttgggggtgctttgaacatgattttcctgcttcttagcaggaggttggactggatggcccacaaggtttcttccaactctatgattctatgattctttgcacTTTACATGAACAAACCCTGCTAAGAAAACCCCCTGataagatcaccataagtcagaagcacttgaaggcacatgacaacaacatGTATTGATCTGGGCTTTAAGAAATGGAAAGGCATATGACGCTTACATCAGTTCTATACTGAATTCTAATATTCTCTGTCTTAAAACCTGAAATtagttttccctttgtttttgttGAATCTTGTAGGATTATATCATGAATAGGTTTGTTATTGACTCCTGgagtaaagttttttttaaagcctgaGGTGGATTTATGGGCCAGAATagtgtagtacagtggttctcaacctgtggatccccagatgttctggtcttcaactcccagaaatcctaacagctggtaaaccggctgggatttctgggagttataggccaaaacaccttggaaccacagtttgagaaccactggtgtagcaaGAGACActaaaccaaacaaaacaaaggaaTCAAATACAAAAATTATCTCATCATGTTCCCTACCCATAACACCCCCCTCACTTGTCAACtaaaactaaggacctcatcacattgaggtcccaaACGTGGGCAACAGTGAGGGGGTTCAATAAGCAGCGTGGAAAATCTGTGGGGCAGAGGAGGAAAATGTTGCTCCATGCGCCGCAttgccactttccccatcacacgggAGAAAGCATTGTTGACCGGCTTCCCCCTGTGCTCACTCCGTTCCAAGTAATGAGATCATTGGAATCCTCCCATGTTCTCTGGGCTCTGTTTCAGGATGCTCCCAGGATGGAGCCGGGATGGAGTCCTGCCGGAAGTAGCCCTGTGGCGTGCGAAGAGCTCTGACGGCCTCCATCctggctctgtcctggaagcatcctaggacagagtAAGAAGGCAATGTGATGGAGTCgtaacagatttttaaaaggggTTGGGATGGAGTTCAAGGGCCGTTTTTCAAATAGAAACTAACCCAGGTGTTGATCTGCACATCACTTTCTGTTGTAAAACAACAAAAAGTCATGTCCTGGTTTAAAATCAATTAGAGTAGGTCCCAAATAACAGGCCTCGTGGTGGTGCAGTGgtataaaccactgagctgctcaacttgctgatcaaaaggttggcggttcgaatccggggagcggggtgagctcccccgttagacccagcttctgccaacctagcagttcgaaaacatgaaaatttgAGGTACTGTTTCAGGAGGAAGGTGACGgtacaccatgcagtcatgctggccacatgatcttggaggcatctatggacaacgccggctctttggcgcaaaaatggagatgagcacccccccccccccagagttggacatggctagacttaatgtcagggaaaaactttacctttaccttagacccCAAACATGACATTGTTCCCCTCATTTGGAACAAAACATATATCATTTCCCCCCCCGAGGGTGAGCTTTCTAGGATCTAATGTGATCTTAatcattcttatttatttattatttatttattaggaacatttctatcccatccttttcacctccgaagagggacttaGGACGGCTACCAACAGGGACCATTCAGTgctgaacaataaaaacaaagcataatatacatttagcatacattaaaacaattataaatactgtcgaaggctttcatggccgggatcactgggttgttgtaggtttttccgggctatatggccatgttctggaggtgaaacgtcaggagaaaaattgcctccagaacatggccatatagcccggaaaaacctacaacaacccaattataaatacattaaaaccaaattaTTTATGGCTTTTCCCGAAATTATCTATGCCTTATCATTATTTATGGCTTTTCCCCATAACTGATAGATACAGAAGAAAACTAAAGAAATGGCATCCTGACAAAAACCCTGATAACAAAAAGGAAGCTGAAGAGAAGTCCAAGGAGATCACGGAAGCATATAAAATGTTGACATTTGGTAAGGCTCAGTCTCCTCTCTTCTGCTGCTGTTCTCTCACTTCCTTGCTTCTCTTGTTTTCCTTGTGATTTACAAGGTGACCCAAGAATCTCCAGAAGAATTTAGATGTTTAAAAAGTTGCATATCAGTCTAGCTAATGGAGAAAGCATATTTGTAATTCCAGAAATGTCTGCTGTTGGTTTAATTAATGTAAAGAAAGCCAATTAGTTTATGTCTTGGGCTTTTTAAAGCCAAACCTGTTGggcttctttttattttaataaacatgTGGCTACATCTCCTTTTTCTTTTGATCCACACTATGCTTGCTGCTGTTTATATCCCATCATTTAATTCTACCAAACTTTTGGGAATTACTGTGGGACCTCTTCTACAGTTGCAGAGTTGTGAGAAAGCGGCAGTACAGTATCAGTTTAGGATGCAACAACACTTAAACATACAGAAACAACTGATTTGGGAGTCAGGAAAGGGAGACATGTTATtagttgctttatttttattgttatttttaatgcTACAATTACTACTAGTTTAGGAACAGGGGAGAGGATTTTTTACTATCTCACTTACAGCTGTATAatgtcttaggctggatctacacttccctatgtcccagaatctgatcccagattatctgtttatcccagatgatCCAGCAGTGTatactcatgtaatccagttcaaagcagataatctggaatctgatcctgggatatagggcagggtagatccagccttagagattttatttcagaagaaggaatgaGCAGAACTACCTCCCAGtactctttgcctaagaaaaccctgtaaaataCATGGGATTGCCATGAaggcacaaaacacatatagtaTAATATGCTTGATAATATCAGaatgcacagtattttctgccttTCAGAGAAGAAGCACATGTTTGAGTCTTCCTCCAAGGACAAAGAGAAAGAAGCTGGTGAGTGATTACAACAATTCCGTTTTCTAAAAGTTGACTGCAAATCATGTAATACCAGAGTTAGAAATGTTTCTATAAACCTGTTCTCAATTTATTGAAAGATGTGGAAGCTCAAACAATATATTATGAGGATGTGACTGCCAATGTCATACAGCTCCTCTTCATACTATACTGAAAATGTTTAATTTTCATTAATTAACATACAGGTAAACCTCAGTTAATGAAATAGATATGTTCTTGAGCTTTGCTTTTTTGTACCAGAAATAGAGGTAATATGGAAATAGCAATAGGTTTCTATATCCCGCTCCAGAAAAGGAGGCGCACAATGTGGTTCAGCAAATTTTTAATTCAAAACTAATGTTAACAGATGTGAAATCAAACAACTTAGGTAAGCTTTCCACaaggaaacaaaaatattttgaaactagagaccacttgaaagTTTTTTCTAAAATACATtccagaatgttttttttttctttccttcgctTGTCTTATGATTTTTATTTGGGAGCCCAAATGTATAGATCTATGCTTTTTCAATATGCCAGTATAGCTGGTGAGGCAGTCTAATCACTTTTActcctttttttctgttttgctctCTATACATGCTCAATAAATACATAATTCTAGTAGCAGCAGTTCAACTTGCTTTTTGTATGTGTGGTCACACAGTTATAGTACTATCACCAGGAttagaatcccattctttcccagaataagatttattgcattgtttacagGAGACATGCTGCCACAGCCCAATATTGAAAGCCTGCCTTGTCCAGGCCCCTTTCACCATCTCTCCAATGCCAAtgctgcaaaaaacaaacaaacaaactcaccTTCAAGCCAGGCAGAAAACAAAGCTTGGTTTCCATTAAAGAAGTTTTGTAAAAGGAAGCTTCTTTATTAGAGGTTTTATTAATTGAGGCATGTCTGTATATGATGTTGGTGTGGTACATGTACTCTTGGTCACTGTTCCACTCTCCATTGGCTACCAcatgaagaaatgaagaaatggaaaattgagatGATGTTACATCCCATACCACCTTTAAACACATGTTACTAAGGAGTTGCAGGCTGGCAATAGTTATATGATCTTCTTAATGTGCCTTCTGACCTAAAGGAGcactaactgctgctctgggaccagaatgaagagaggggccaggaagatagttccaccttgactcctgcactgtgctaataatataatataaaatataatatacatacatataacattgataatattataatgtaatacaatataataatactactactaatacgatattataattatatatttcatattacatgtaatattattaataatattgcaatataatggtatagtacaatatagtaatatataatactaatattgtgctatggttataatatattgtatttttacatattacttgtaaattgctctgagtcccctttgaggtgagaagggtggcatataaatgttgtaaataaataaataaataaatagataaataaactgCCTTCATCCAGCTTTGTCTCAATCCCACTCAGGTTGTATATGGGTTGGCTGATTTGCATTGGATCTCAAGTCAGCCATTGACCAGCCAGGGGCAACAAAATTAATGTGAGATAACTATCTGGTGAACTAGGACTGAGAAGTGGGGTTGTTGGGCTGAGATGTGGGGTTTATCATTGTTCAGTATCTCAATTTGAATTATTCTTTAAATAAACTAAAATTCTGGTTTCCTACAGGTGTGTCATCTGCTCATGAAAACCACAAGGAAAAGACAAAAGTGGAGGAATCCCAAACCAAACCAGACCAACTGAATTCTCAAGAAGATGGCAAATGCACTCCAAGGAACTCCAAAAACTCCTGTTCTGAATATGACGACTCATTGTTTGAATCTGATATTGAGTCATCGCATTCAGAGGATAATTTCAGCCCTGAATGTGAAGATGCATCCAATGAATCAAGTTCAGAGTCCAATTCTGGACCTATCAAGTCGGATTCAGAGTCCAGTTTGCTTACCAAGTCTGATTTTTGGGCCAACTTAAGTCCCAAGCCAAATAAGTCCCTTCCTGTGAGTGTGTGCGTCAAGCCCAACAGAACCtatcaggaaaaagaaaacaaattgagTCATGGGAAAAAAGATTTCCCAGTTGTGAAGCACAAAAGGCGCCGGGACAGGAAAAACAGACTACAGAGCAGGGAGAAAAACCCACCTGCTGTGAAAAATGAGCAACTTACCAGGAACAGAAAGTCCAGCAAAGAACCCCATCCTGAGAACAAGGAGGTTTGCAACTGCAAGAGAAAGGCCCAAATTGAGAAGAATGGGGCCCATGCAGAAAAGATCAGCTCACAGGACGAAAACTGGGAGACTCATACTGGGAAGACAAACCTCCCTAAATTAAAAACTGATTCACATTGTGAGGAGAGGAAGAGCCATACtgggaagaaaaaacaaagaaataggaaTTCTGAGATGCGTTCCAAGAAGAAAGTTGAGAAAGAAATGGCCGATGATCCCACTGAAAAATGTGAAATGCAGACCAAGAAGTCTAGATCAAAAAAGAGCAGATCTTATCCAGAAAGTGAATCTAACACAGAAACAGAGCAGCAAACTGTGCAGAAAGAACAATCTAACAAACCAAATTCAGGCACTGGCAGCCCATGCCTGAGACACGCTAGGAAGAAAACTGCTTCACCATCCAAAGCAAAGAGGACCCCAAGTGAGAAGGCAGAGTTACAATCAACAAAGAGTGAACCAAAACTGGGAAAGACAAGATGTCTCCAAAAGAGGGAACTGCAAGCTGAGAGAAACAAGTTGCGTGTTGGGAAGAGTATGGTGAATGTCCACAAGGGACAGCTCCAAACAGAGAGGGGCAAGATAAAAATCCAAATAAATCAGCTGTATCCTTTGAGGAGCAATGCAAACACCCAGAAGAGGGAGCTGCACCTTAGGAGCGGCATAACACATATCGAAAAAAGTGAATTACATAATGGGAGAGGTAACAAAGCCACCCTGCTTCAATGCAAAGAATCTGCCAGTGAGAGCAATGTACCAGCTTATACATGGAAAGTCCCAGCAACCGTCTGGTTTGGCCCAGCAGAAAATGCGGCACGCTTCCTGTTTGGGGAGACAGTGGAATTTCCTGGTGGGCAAACACCTCTGCTAGGTAAAAGGCGGTCATGTGGGCCCCAACAGCCCTTGCCTGGAAACCAGTGGGCAAATATCCAGACCTGGAATAAAATTAACCAGATATATCAAAAGAAGAATTTTCTTCCCTATATCAACAATCCAACTCAGAATGGAAAGAACTGCCCCACTTCATATGTAAGCAGTCACTCTTCAGTCACTAATCCAGATGCCTCTGATTCCTGTTCAAAATGTTCCCAGTGTTGGTGCAAGTTTTTTCATCAAAGCTCATGAAATCGGGCGCTGGGTGTCTACCATCAGAAATTGCTTTAATATACACAAATGATCCAATAAAGCAAGGATCAGGAACCCATATCCTGTTTCTGGTATATATTTATAATCAATAGGGAGAGGCAAGGCAGATGCAATGGGAAAAACTGTCAGTACTTGGGTGAACATAAAACAAGACACAATGTTGGGGCGTTTTGTATCATCCTTGTAGAGTTTGGGAAACCTACTGACCATTCTGAACAGGAGTACCGAGAGCTGAAGTCTCAGAAAGTAACCTCCAAGCACCACATATTTATCAGGTTCATCCTAATTTCCTTGTCATTTTAAAGCACTTGCCACCTAGTTTGAATGTATTCCCTTGGCACTCACTGTTTTCCCTGACAGTTTCTGCTGTGTACATCGATAGTCCCCGTGCCTTTAAATATGACACCTATAATCAAGGGTTAGGATGGTGTGCACAAGTGAAGAATCTTCTTAGTGGTGACCCAAAAGCTCTTACACCCTCTACTGACATGCAGCATGGCGCTTTGGTATTTAGCTAACCATTTCAAAACAAACCAAAATACTAGCTTAATGAATGCCTAATGGTTAATTTGTAACAATTTTGCAAAGTATTCTGCATGTTTGTTACTTTGGCTGTCCTATATCCTGCATGTAGCTGGGCTCTTTTTTTGAGGGGACGACGACACTATTTGCCCAGAAAAGAAGTGAAAATACTAACAAATAAACAAGGGAAGGAAGAGTCCGAGACACCAGTAGTACAGAAACAGGCATACATGAATGCAAAGACAGCATGCAAGAGGCTTAGCATATTCCTTGGACTTTATTGTACGGAGATGGTCAACACGCACAGTAGCAAGACCGCTACCTTATTGCACAATGCCATACAATATGTGTTGCAGATCCACCACCTCCCCATGATGAGACTGACATCATGGGGAAGGCTTTGCCCATCAATTGATTGCACCACGATCCTAGAACTTATCTTGTGCAGTGAGTCCAAGCACTTCTGTGGTGACATCTGTCGCACAGAAATATCCCTTTTAAAATTTTGGTCTGCTATGATTATATAAAATTCTTATTAGCCAAACATGTGCATTCTTAGTTATTCTTCCAAGTGAGACTAGATTagcatattgtattatattagcaTATTTGACTGGGCTGTGGcccagctagttagtagccagctgcattaaaccaCTACTgcctgagaggtcatgagttcaaagccagcctgggtcggagtgagctcctgaccattaatagtctaaccaaaagacagttgcatctgccaagtgggaaatttaggtaccgctttctGCGGtgtggctaatttaactaatttacaactcTATAAAACCTTCTAGCAGTGTacgtaagaatgaggaaatacttcatcaaGGAGTCGGTGTCACACGTgcacagtgaagcagcagctccccctgtggccgaaatcaagcataccttcatgaagTAGGAAagatggaatgttaaattgcctctgtgtctgtctatatatgttgtaagtCTAATGACGTCGAacgtttgccatttatatgtgcattgtaatccaccctgagtcccctgcagggagagaagggcggaatataaatacatacatacatacatacatacatacatacatacatattcacACACAATAGCCATTCCCAAGGGTTGCATTATAATGCCTAAAATCAACAAATGTAAAGGGTACCAGGTTGAAAAAAATACACAGCATGaccattaaaaaattaaataatgtgTGTTTTGGTTGCTATAAGAACGAATGCAGCCGTTAGAGATCTTGATTGAGAGCAAATGCATTAAGGGCTTGGAGAAATAAATACTCCATTCTAAAATGCAGTTGATAACTCAGGGTGCAGATCTAAGCTGGCTACCTACACCTCTGAAGGATGAGAAAAGACtcatgggaagaagaagaggtgcaGAAGCACCCTAAATTTACAGCAGAGGGGTCAGGATAAGTGGACATAGCGGAAAGACACTTTAGATAACTTTAACTCTATTAGTGCTCCTCACAATGAGGTACTCTCCATCCTTTAATGGAAAGGATTATTGCATTTCCAATAGCTGCAACGTTTTAACCTTCAAGAGTCATTCCAAGTCCCACTGCCATTTATTCCTTTTCTGGGGATTTGATTTCTGAAACTGCTGGATTTCCTGgatcccattttgaaaaatggcaccATGCACACTCCTTATCTGTATATGCTCACACAGTTCCTTATCAATCTCAGGGTTTACAAACAAACTGGGATTATATgctcaagcaaagcaataaatgtTTCAAAGCTCTGTGAGGCACACGCACAACAATATCAAGGATGCCAAAAAACACTGAGTGTGTTGAGTTAGCCCTGTGCTACTTGGTAGGAGTTTTTTTGAGTCCTCGGGTGtgtccacactgtggaattaatgcagtgtgacatcactttaattgccatggctcgacGCTATGCAGtcacgggagttgtagtattacaaAATCtgtaggcttctctgccaaagagaattggtgccccaccaaacggcaactcccaggactctaaagttttgagtcatggcagtgaagtggtgtcaaactgcattaattctatagtgtagatgcaccccctgtTAGCATCATGGTCAAATGTTAACAGCTGCTCAGTAGTAAAGAAAGAATTGATTTGTGTTAATGGCTTTATTTTATCCCTCCCACCTTCTTCCATTAGTTTGGCATCTGAGGCTGGCAATACACATGAAGGCTGAGGACTGAATGGGGATTTTCCCCTTTGTTATTAACCCACTTCTCATAGCTACAGGGGAAAAACATTGATAATCAAACAaatggatttgtttgtttgtttatataatcCTTTTAACGCCATCTTCCATTGGCTTTGCTTGCAGGTGTCGGAGATGTACACCAGGGGTCCCATAGCCATCCATGGATAACTTGAATAGAGTTTGTTTTGGGGCCCAATGCTTTGTTGAGCTCTTTGTAAATTCTGGATGCCATCAGCAAAAAGGATGAAATGCTTCTCTGCTGTATACCACCTGTTGCATCACTTACCATCAATAAAGCTTTTAGCAGTCATATACAGACgcggagttacaaacatccaacttacaaatgactcatagttaaaaacttgggtgagtcaacaggaagtgagagaaatctacccattgGAAGtaaaaatcactcctgaaagagttatcatggggaaaaggggtctccactgaagctttatcaccaacccttgtttctATAACaggccatttttttttttcaaaatccaattctcacaggaacagaaagtgaggtgaaatcttctgatcaggccataaacagcaaaacaagcaccacaggggtgttaacccttccctatgctgtccaaagcaaaaatacatatatttgtggaagttacattttaaaaatgtgtgcctGTTTTGACTGACATATagtttcaacttaagaacaaacctatcttgctcataacttggggactacctgtatgtCAGTGTCCACAAAGTCTTGAAGAAGCCCAGAGTTAATGCCAATTCCAGTACATTTCACTTCTTAACTTCATATAAACAGCCCTTCTCTAAATATTTACCTGCCTATTTTCTTCGTAGCTTGCCCAAACATTCAATGTGGAGAACTCTGCAAAACTAGGCTTCTTATTCTCATAGATCATGTTATTTGGATATATCTTTTCTACTAAGTACTAAAAGTTTTGGAGAATTTCAGCTCCAAAGGAAATTCTGGTATGCCTGTGAAGTCAAGAGAGCCTTCTTTAACATTGGCTGCCCTAGGACAAGCACACCAATATTCACATGACCACAAACATTTCATTGCTGTATCAGTGGAACAGCTGTCCTATTGAACCTGCATTCAGCCCTAGTGGGAAGAGGATAAGTACACATGTAGGAAATGCACAAATGGTATAGTACAGCAGACATGAGCACAATTCTCCTGGAAACTTCACCAAAGCTTCTGAGAAGTCTCCTGAACTGGTAAGGCTTTGTCTGTGGCTCTGACAGCAAACTGTCCAACATCCAAGGCCTGGCTGAACACAGAGAGGTTTATCACCAGAGGGGCATCCACCAGACAATGCCTGGCAGTTATGAATACAATGAGAGAGTTCGTATAGGTGTGACTTGCATCAGCAGTGGGATTAACTACACCAGAGAAACCACAGAGCACAAAAATTACCTCCTATACATAAGTAGACCAGTATGTTAACCATTCTGCAGCAGATGTATGTTAATTATGATTTTACTAAATTATAGCTTGTCTCAAGCTTCCTTTATAGCACAGTGCCTATTCATTACATGACATGTATCACCTACTAACAATTATATCTACAGTTTGGCTTGAGAaagttcacagattctttttcccaagaggaggaaagaggataGAGTCCCTTCTGGCATCTTCACTTATTTCATGATGAAGCAGCTTTTGGTAGCCACCAAtactatgctttttaaaaatagtttcatAACTATACTCACAAGGaaaggccaagaaattccttgtatgcatttttaaaatttgcaaaGTAGGCTTCCTTTTCAATTATTGGTGAATGAAATTCCCCAGCCACTATGTATGTCTAATGTACACATCAAGTACAGTAGTTGTTTGAAAAACCTAGATCAGAGTGGTACAGAAAGGGTATCTTCTGACTGATTTTGAAATTgaatttactcctggaagagttataatGCGGAAAAGGTGTctttactgaagctttatcaccaatctttgtttctaattttttcaagatccaattatcatagggacagaaagtgaggtgaaatcttctgaacaagggcatagATAGCAAAACATACACtacagggtgttaacccttccctatgttgtcCAAAGCTTACATCTATTGATCAAACAAtcgattgatctatctatccCTGTTCCAAcctgcatacaaattcaacttaagaacaaacatattactaatttacttcatttatatacagcTTTACTCACCCCTGAGCGTTTCAAAGCATTTCCCAATATATTCActgcaaaattcagtgccttacaaaacatgaaaacctaacataaaacagcagtaacataaaactatcaattaaataataaaaagtaactacattaaacattaaagctatctttttcataacttgggggctgcctctACTCTGTTGATGCTCACAGGTGTGTTCtttcaaaattatatattttaatatgtcatAGGATTGTGTCTTGCTATTTCAATGATcgttcccttatttatttatgtatttgcctTATTTAAATCCCGGCTCTAGCTGCTACATCTGTTTCCCTTGCTTGGaacccccttctcccaatttctaACTTCTCCTGTTATCCTTCATCTTTGCCATGGCCAGGAGCTTTCAGCTGCACACCCCTGACATCACAATCTGCAGAAGATTGCCATTGGCTGCAATATATGCTCATCCAGGGAAAAGGATAATGAAGACCTCCTATTGTCCTTTCCTATGCTCAAAGAAACAACAGGCCAAAACCGAGGTAGGGCTAGTATGAAAAGTAACTGACAATAATCCTACAATGTAGACAAAACTattctccttcattctttctcttctgaAGGACAGAGCATAAAGAAGTTCCATTTTAGGCTATAactcaggcacgggcaaactttggccaggtgttttggacttcaactctagcTTTTAAAAATCCATGGTTTGCTGTGGCATTCTAACTCACAATTGTAACTTGTCCTGGGCTTGTTTCTCAGTCTGCTCATCTTGAcaaaatttcatttatatattgaaTTTATACTGTTCTTTGTCTCAGACTGGAATTCAGTCTGGGAGAAGATGGAAAAAATACAAACCAAGTGTGTGCAAGATCAACCatggtttgtttgctttgcaattTGAGCAAAACAAAGTTAAATCCGTTAAATACGGATTTTTGTGTGAACTGTGAACATACTCAaaatctaaagcagtgtttctcaaactgtgctcctccaggtgttttggattgcagctcccacatttcctaatagctggttaactggctaggatttctaggagatgaagtccaaaattcctggaggagcacagtttgagaaacactggtctaaagcaaTAATGGCCAATTTATAAGACCAAACATACTCAGTAACATGTGGCAGGGATGCAGACCCCAACACTGGCTGTAAGAGATTGGAGAGTTAATGAGTGATGTTTCTTCTTCCTGTGGCTTTGTCTAATACCCACAGCTGTTTCCTGGGGCTCTTGCCATTCCTGAAAGTGCTGCTGGTCTGTCTCCTTACACCTTGCTTGGGCTTTGACAGCTACTGTAAAAGATCTTTATACTGTAACAGTTGCACTTAGTGCTTAGCACCTTTCTGCACAACAAAAGCATGTCCCAGACCCCTTCCAcaaaactgtataaaatccacattgaactgaattatatggcagtttggactcagataattcacttcaaagctgatattgtggattatctgccttgatattatgggttatatggctgtgtggaagggcccacagacacACCCCTGCTTCTGTCTGATATTGCTGTTGATAGTGCTGTATTCTAGCTTTTGGCAAAATACAGTAGGAGTAGAGTGCTTATAAAAGCAGATCTATTAGTTTTGCCTCATCTGTTTTTTTTAGGCAGATATATCAATGCAGGACAGCCTGAATGAGCACTATGGGGAAAGCAATGAAAATGGAGAAGGAGGGATAAATATGGGCAGGA is a window encoding:
- the LOC137096287 gene encoding dnaJ homolog subfamily C member 21-like, producing MGLSRHPNVSSAVSTRGRKDEMDCYEILGVPHGATHDEIKKAYRRKLKKWHPDKNPDNKKEAEEKSKEITEAYKMLTFEKKHMFESSSKDKEKEAGVSSAHENHKEKTKVEESQTKPDQLNSQEDGKCTPRNSKNSCSEYDDSLFESDIESSHSEDNFSPECEDASNESSSESNSGPIKSDSESSLLTKSDFWANLSPKPNKSLPVSVCVKPNRTYQEKENKLSHGKKDFPVVKHKRRRDRKNRLQSREKNPPAVKNEQLTRNRKSSKEPHPENKEVCNCKRKAQIEKNGAHAEKISSQDENWETHTGKTNLPKLKTDSHCEERKSHTGKKKQRNRNSEMRSKKKVEKEMADDPTEKCEMQTKKSRSKKSRSYPESESNTETEQQTVQKEQSNKPNSGTGSPCLRHARKKTASPSKAKRTPSEKAELQSTKSEPKLGKTRCLQKRELQAERNKLRVGKSMVNVHKGQLQTERGKIKIQINQLYPLRSNANTQKRELHLRSGITHIEKSELHNGRGNKATLLQCKESASESNVPAYTWKVPATVWFGPAENAARFLFGETVEFPGGQTPLLGKRRSCGPQQPLPGNQWANIQTWNKINQIYQKKNFLPYINNPTQNGKNCPTSYVSSHSSVTNPDASDSCSKCSQCWCKFFHQSS